TTTACAAGGTTTGTAATTTACCCATCTCTCAAGTTTGAAGTTAAATTTTTAGCCCGATGTATCGGTCATCATACTCTTTGATTAATGACAACAGATAGTCGAAAATGGGAATATTGTCAAAAGTGCCATCGCCGAAGAGAAACAAGATGCAAGTGAAGCTCTACTTCAATTAGCCAAGGAAACTGAGGATTTGGCATTGAAAGAGAGGGAAAGCTTTAGTCCCATACTCAAAAGATGGCACCCAACTGCAGTTGCAGTCGCTGCTGTGACGTTGCATAGTTGCTATGGATCTGTTCTAAAACAATACTTAGGCGGGGTATCCATGCTCACAGCTGAGACAGTGGGGCTATTTCAGAGGACTGGAAAACTAGAAAAGTTTTTGGTCCAAATGGTAGTAGAAGACTCTGCTGAGTGTGCCGATGGAGGCAAAGCGATCGTGCGAGAGATGGTTCCATATGAAGTTGATTCAATTATATTGAACCTCTTGAAAAATTGGATGGATGAGAGGTTGAAGAAAGGGAAAGAGTGTATCCAAAGAGCAAAAGAGACCGAAGTAAGTTTCCTAACTTCTGATAAACTTGGCAACgaaactaaagtttttgaagAGTGAGGATTCCCTACGTTTAGTTCAGTGACAGAGAGTTAATGGTTATAATTTGTGTTGCAGACATGGAATCCAAAATCCAAATCAGATCCTTATGCACAATCAGCTGTAGATTTAATGATGTTAGCCCAGGAAACTGCAAACGAGTTCTTCGAAATCCCAATAGAAATTTCTGAAGATTCAGTTCTAGATCTTGCTTATGGTTTGGAGAGTCAGTTCCAGGAATATGTTACATTTGTTGCATCATGTGGTAAGAAGTTTCCCGTTCGTTACTTTTTCACTTAGCAGCAGTCTCtaagttatatttttgtttaaactCTGTTCCTTCTTTTGGATATCTTGGGTTTAGAAAAATCTTCCTCATCTATAAGTTATCAATTGATATTATCATCAACAGCATCATAgaaatcctaaaaaaaaaaaaaaaagaaaaaaaaaactgtatcaTAGAATAAATGGAACCTCTTTATTTGCGtttctcaatttatttcattttcacaaGATTTATGCTGTAGAAGTTATTGCAATTCTCTACAAGATATGTTTCATCTGAAGTTCTGCTTTCCCACTTCTAACAAATTATATTCAGGTTCAAAACAGATCTACATCCCTATACTTCCTGCTCTAACCAGATGTAATCGAGACTCAAAATTCCTCAGGCTGTGGAAAAAAGCAGGCCCATGCAATATTGGTGTGGAAGAATTACACAAAACTGGAGTAAATGAAGGTCACCATCCTCGCCCATCAACCAGCAGAGGAACACAACGCCTCTACATCCGTCTCAATACCCTGCATTATCTTCTTTTCCACCTTCATTCCCTTGACAAagtcctctccctctccctctcccaaCGGATTGTTCCTTCAACTCGCAAACATTTTGCCACCAGCCTGAGGTCCAATGACACCTCTTATTCATACTTTGAGCTGTCTTGCTCATCCATCCAAGAAGCTTGCAAACATGTGTCAGATGTTGCTGCTCATCGCCTCATCTTCCTTGACTCAAAGTCTGTCTTCTATGATAGTctctatgttgatgatgtagCCAATGCACGGATCCGTCCAGCTTTGCGTATTTTGAAGCAGAATCTCACTCTCATGACTTCAATTCTCACAGACCGTGCCCAAGCCTTGGCAATAAGAGAAGTCATGAAGGCCTCGTTCAAGGCTTACCTTATGGTTTTGCTTGCTGGGGGATGCTCTCGGGTGTTCTATTGGTCTGATCATGAGATGATTGAGGAGGATTTCAAGGGTTTGAAACGAGTTTTCTGCACTTGCGGAGAAGGATTGATTGCTGAGGAAGTGGTGGAGAGGGAAGCCAAGATAGTGGAAGGGGTGATAACATTGATGGGTCAATTTACTGAACAACTGGTGGAAGATTTTAATACTATGACCTGTGAAACATGTGGAAGTGCAGTTGTGGGTTCAGGGCAAAAGTTACCAATGCCTCCAACAACGGGAAAATGGAATAGATCGGATCCCAATACAATATTAAGGGTGTTGTGCCACAGGAATGATAGTGTTGCAAATCAGTTCTTGAAGAGGACATTCCATTTAGCCAAGAGGAGATGAAGAGAATTGTTGTTCATTCTGATTCTGATTCTAATTCCGACTTCTGGTCGCGTTCTTATGAAGGAAGAACACAGATGAAGTACTACATTTATGGGGGTTTGTTATGCGGAAAGAACTTCCTAAACCTGAAcgcaaaaaataaagattttgctGACGGTCGAGAGAGCGTTAACTTAGTTTTCAAACTGGTCATATACATGCACTATTAGGCGAAAGTTTGATAATAGTTAGAGATGGTGTATGTGAATTGAAGGTCAAATAACCATCTTCAAGTCTTGGTTGTACAGGTggcaatgaaataatttatcaaaataacaaaacgcttcatatttcttcttttttggccCACCAAACAAAATGGATCAATGAATAATAGTGTACCTTTTAGGAAAATGTTTCTATCCACCACTAGGCGCagcatacataaattgtagtagATATTGGATTGATCCCAGAGAGGTTTCCcgtcttgttttttttttttttctagtagaATCTAAATTGTTTTGGGTTTAATGCCGTGAATATTTATTCCAACACCTTCTGCTACATCAAAAGTTGTAACGTTATAGTAGTAAATTACTATCAAAGATAcacttttcttaaaacaaaGCTATAGCAATATCAGCAGGCAGGAGCACTGCAAATGCAAGGCCAACCCACAAAGTACAATATCTGCCTTAACTTCTGTATTCTTT
This genomic interval from Carya illinoinensis cultivar Pawnee chromosome 2, C.illinoinensisPawnee_v1, whole genome shotgun sequence contains the following:
- the LOC122300648 gene encoding protein unc-13 homolog → MSHHMRRESLASPHIASRPDYQEAVEEDLAWSLGKLAGIDRHDIRETAYEVFFTACRSSPGFGGRNPLTFYSSNNQENNGDGLGIKGPKQYGVVMSPTSRVKRALGLKALKRSPSKRMASGVGGSGSFGGSNPSSPIAHGSQLALSFTVPQPMRPRRPMTSAEIMRQQMRVTEQSDTRLRKTLMRTLIGQVGRRAETIILPLELLRHLKPAEFNDSREYHLWQKRQLKILEAGLLLHPPIPLDKSNTFAMRLRDIVRSGEKKPIDTGKNSDTMRTLCDCVIALSWRSASGTPTDVCHWADGFPLNIHLYIALLQSVFDIRDETLVLDEVDELLELIKKTWSTLGITRPMHNVCFTWVLFQQYVVTAQIEPDLLCASHAMLVEVANDAKRPNRESSTYVKILSSVLTSMKGWAEKILLNYHDYFHPRNVGQVENLLPLVLTASQILGKDVIITEGAGQEEGEVTLVDSSGDGVDHYIRSSLKNAFYKIVENGNIVKSAIAEEKQDASEALLQLAKETEDLALKERESFSPILKRWHPTAVAVAAVTLHSCYGSVLKQYLGGVSMLTAETVGLFQRTGKLEKFLVQMVVEDSAECADGGKAIVREMVPYEVDSIILNLLKNWMDERLKKGKECIQRAKETETWNPKSKSDPYAQSAVDLMMLAQETANEFFEIPIEISEDSVLDLAYGLESQFQEYVTFVASCGSKQIYIPILPALTRCNRDSKFLRLWKKAGPCNIGVEELHKTGVNEGHHPRPSTSRGTQRLYIRLNTLHYLLFHLHSLDKVLSLSLSQRIVPSTRKHFATSLRSNDTSYSYFELSCSSIQEACKHVSDVAAHRLIFLDSKSVFYDSLYVDDVANARIRPALRILKQNLTLMTSILTDRAQALAIREVMKASFKAYLMVLLAGGCSRVFYWSDHEMIEEDFKGLKRVFCTCGEGLIAEEVVEREAKIVEGVITLMGQFTEQLVEDFNTMTCETCGSAVVGSGQKLPMPPTTGKWNRSDPNTILRVLCHRNDSVANQFLKRTFHLAKRR